In a genomic window of Nocardia fluminea:
- a CDS encoding quinone oxidoreductase family protein — translation MRRVQYERGSGSEALEVVAAEVPVPGAGELLVRVEAIGVTLSAIRRISGEAEQVRAEVAGEVVAVGDGVDGYSAGYRVVGLCTADAYAEYVVLAIDQVSAIPDGASAVDAVALMRSGLVALGALDTAVPREGETALVTAAAGGVGHLAVQLARVRGASWVVGAVSDESKADFLRELGADEVFTYDQLHCGKQADYALDGLGGTGLGGTLTGLAEGGRAVTYGTGGGLVDTEDLLAGGLSLTGFRIGRLAQRDPARYEDLRQEVWQYYASGLLHPVVHAEFALDDAAAAHAVIEQRANLGKVVLVP, via the coding sequence ATGCGGCGGGTTCAATACGAGCGCGGCAGTGGTTCGGAGGCGCTCGAAGTCGTCGCGGCCGAGGTGCCGGTTCCCGGTGCCGGCGAGCTGCTGGTGCGGGTCGAGGCGATCGGGGTCACCCTGTCGGCGATCCGGCGGATCAGTGGCGAAGCGGAGCAGGTACGGGCCGAGGTGGCCGGTGAGGTCGTCGCGGTCGGTGACGGGGTCGACGGCTACAGCGCCGGATATCGCGTCGTCGGCCTGTGTACCGCTGACGCCTACGCCGAGTACGTCGTCCTCGCGATCGACCAGGTCTCGGCCATCCCCGACGGCGCTTCCGCCGTCGACGCCGTCGCCCTGATGCGCAGCGGTCTGGTCGCTCTCGGCGCCCTCGACACCGCCGTCCCGCGCGAAGGTGAAACCGCGCTGGTCACCGCCGCCGCGGGTGGTGTCGGCCACCTCGCGGTGCAGCTGGCCCGCGTGCGTGGCGCGAGCTGGGTCGTCGGTGCGGTCTCCGACGAATCCAAGGCCGATTTCCTGCGTGAACTCGGCGCCGACGAGGTGTTCACCTACGACCAGCTGCACTGCGGCAAGCAAGCCGACTACGCTCTCGACGGTCTCGGTGGCACGGGTCTCGGTGGCACTCTCACCGGTCTCGCCGAAGGCGGTCGCGCGGTCACCTACGGCACCGGCGGCGGCCTCGTCGACACCGAGGACCTGCTCGCGGGCGGCCTGTCGCTCACCGGTTTCCGGATCGGCCGCCTCGCCCAGCGCGACCCCGCTCGCTACGAGGACCTGCGCCAGGAGGTCTGGCAGTACTACGCCTCGGGCCTGCTGCACCCGGTCGTGCACGCCGAGTTCGCCCTCGACGACGCCGCCGCGGCCCACGCGGTCATCGAGCAGCGCGCCAACCTGGGCAAGGTCGTCCTCGTTCCCTGA